Proteins found in one Fulvitalea axinellae genomic segment:
- a CDS encoding RNA polymerase sigma-70 factor, whose protein sequence is MKKPTLNEQLADYKALYDKNATLIFNYVKKSTGSTLDAEDIVQELFVDLWSKKGKVSFRERDLRPYLFRMARNKIIDLYRKREVEKRHTDNFGKTANRSSSQAESMEHVEYKELKESVDLLIAQLPPQCKDVFLMSRIGGMSYAEIGELLGISTKTVENHIGKALKRLKKGLPKYVLASVVLIAVAIKLSVIYERFIKSL, encoded by the coding sequence ATGAAGAAACCAACGCTAAACGAACAACTAGCCGACTACAAAGCACTGTATGATAAAAACGCTACTCTGATCTTTAATTACGTCAAGAAATCTACCGGTTCCACTTTGGACGCCGAGGACATAGTCCAAGAGCTGTTCGTGGACCTTTGGTCAAAAAAAGGAAAAGTGAGTTTTCGGGAACGGGATCTCCGGCCCTACCTATTCCGAATGGCCAGAAACAAAATCATCGACCTATACAGGAAACGAGAAGTCGAAAAGCGCCATACAGACAACTTCGGAAAGACAGCCAACAGAAGCTCGTCGCAGGCCGAGTCTATGGAACACGTCGAATACAAGGAACTCAAAGAGTCCGTGGACTTGCTGATCGCACAACTCCCGCCACAGTGCAAAGACGTTTTTCTGATGAGCCGCATCGGCGGAATGTCCTATGCAGAAATAGGGGAACTTTTGGGCATATCCACCAAAACAGTTGAAAATCATATCGGAAAAGCTCTCAAGAGGCTCAAAAAGGGGTTGCCAAAGTATGTTTTGGCTAGTGTTGTTTTAATTGCTGTAGCGATCAAACTCTCTGTGATTTACGAACGATTTATTAAGTCACTGTAA
- a CDS encoding FecR family protein, producing MKGKEDIKGQSADGEQLLDKLLKQEEWNAEPVWERCVADIKRIEARKAQGKRRWIWSSGIAASVAIALFAVTFFLFNSPPYSETDSHVRLVRGGKTVLVHSDLQSINGGKIDNDTLTEYNHSVVGELAQDLEVHVPFGKRFCTILNDGTSVTLNGGTVFHYQSKFGGNERRVRLAKGQAFFEVAHNPKKPFVVEVEDSEIKVLGTSFDIKDYAEQGEIVTTLVLGKIKVKNGDSEVEISPSEQAVIRKGEKVIQIDSVDVAPHVAWLRGRILAKPLTVKEVFLQLERLHGYRFDYAKAKNCMDIQIIATFDKQDSIEDILEVISRMADFQYAFSGNTIKVYR from the coding sequence ATGAAAGGCAAGGAGGACATAAAAGGGCAGAGTGCGGATGGAGAGCAGCTGCTGGACAAACTTTTGAAGCAAGAAGAGTGGAACGCCGAGCCGGTTTGGGAACGGTGTGTTGCCGATATAAAGAGGATTGAAGCGAGAAAAGCCCAAGGGAAGAGGCGCTGGATATGGAGCTCGGGTATTGCGGCTAGCGTAGCTATTGCGTTATTCGCTGTAACCTTTTTTCTCTTTAATAGCCCTCCCTATTCCGAAACTGATTCGCACGTACGATTGGTCAGGGGAGGCAAAACTGTTTTGGTCCATTCGGATCTTCAATCGATCAACGGAGGGAAGATCGACAACGACACCCTTACTGAATATAACCACAGCGTTGTTGGTGAATTAGCACAAGACCTGGAAGTTCACGTCCCGTTTGGAAAGCGCTTTTGCACTATTTTGAATGACGGAACATCAGTAACCTTAAACGGAGGAACTGTATTTCATTACCAATCGAAATTCGGAGGAAACGAGCGTAGAGTACGTTTAGCGAAGGGGCAAGCCTTCTTTGAAGTAGCCCATAACCCCAAAAAACCATTTGTGGTAGAGGTGGAAGACTCCGAGATAAAAGTATTGGGAACCAGCTTCGATATTAAAGATTATGCTGAACAAGGCGAAATTGTTACCACGCTGGTTTTAGGAAAAATAAAAGTGAAGAACGGTGACTCGGAAGTCGAAATATCGCCTTCAGAACAAGCCGTAATCCGTAAAGGTGAGAAAGTTATACAGATCGATTCCGTGGATGTAGCACCCCATGTAGCGTGGCTTCGTGGCCGGATTTTAGCCAAGCCCCTTACCGTAAAAGAGGTTTTTCTTCAACTGGAAAGGTTACACGGCTACAGATTCGATTACGCCAAAGCCAAAAATTGCATGGATATACAGATCATAGCCACGTTCGACAAACAAGACAGTATAGAGGATATTCTGGAAGTTATCAGCAGGATGGCCGATTTCCAATACGCGTTTTCAGGCAATACCATTAAGGTATACCGCTAA